Genomic window (Palaemon carinicauda isolate YSFRI2023 chromosome 42, ASM3689809v2, whole genome shotgun sequence):
atagatctctctctctctctctctctctctctctctctctctctctctctctctctctctctctctctctctctcatatattatatatgtattttatatatatatatatatatatatattattactttttaagctacaaccctagttggtgaagtagaatgctataagcccaggggccccaaccgggaaaatagcccaatactGGCATTAGTATTTGAAGCAATTCAACATTACTCTTTTCTGCAGAAGTTTGATCAGAGGGAAGAATCTGAAACTGCTGGTATAACTTTAGTCACACCCAAATGAGGAAACCTGGCAGATGGTGAACACATCAGAGTTATTAAGAGAATATGTCACTCTATTTGCTGAATACATAGCTACTACGAAAGCTGGAGAACATGGGGCCACAACATAGTACTGGATGATGTGTGTGGACCTAATACGTGCATATCACAAGCTTGAGGAAAGCATCCACACCAAAATGTGGCCCAATCTACTCATGCTTTGACACTGCTGATGTAAAGATTCTTCACTACAAATCACTACAAGGTGGTTAACAAATTGTAAGATCTGAATATTGGCCAAACACATCATGGTTTCTGGTTCATCCCTGAAAGGGGGCAATCACTGTTAAGCACACCGAAAAATCTTTCAGTTACAGTCCAGTGGTTCTTACTCTCGAACAAACAACCAATGCTGATGATGCATCTCGATAGACTGGGATTACATCATTGCCTAATAATTACAGTGCACATATGCGCTGGACACTGACAAAATCTGCAAGTTCTACCATTTTCATCTCTATTTATGATATGACCGGTATTGGTAATGTGGATTTCCCAACTGCTGCATTGAGAGGTGCAAGAGTGAGACACGACAACACTGACATAAGGAAAGTTGTCACACAAATCTAAAATACGTCCAATCCATTCACAGGTTCTGTCAATGAATCATGAAAGTTGTTTAATATCAGTACTGCTAAAGCTGCATCAGAAAATTCCAAAGTTTATCTTATTGGAATCGAAAACAGGAGGGAAGAAATGGAGATTTCTTTGCTGCATGCCTTGAGGATCCTGAGAAATTTGAGTGCCAAAAAATTAACCATTTGCAATACTCAGGATATCAATCACTGTCGTGACTTGAAACAGGGACTCTCTGGGCTGACTCTTCATTATGGCTTGCAGAAGAGATATTGACCTAATCATGCCAGTTTCCATGTGCAAGGGAAATAGCATGATGGTAAGGACACAAAAGATTACTCTCCTGGAACTGTTGTAAAAGAAAGTTCAAAAACATTCTGTGCCCAGCACAGATGATATTTGTGTCATTGATGGGAATTTCCTTCTCTATAATCTTCCATATTTGTCCCCAACATATGGGGGCCTAGAAGCTGGTGTCTTACAGCAAGCAGCAAAGCAATTAATAAAGAATTAATATTGTCTCTGATGCATTCCCGATACCACCAATCAAGGAGGAAGAAATAATATTATAACGGTTTGGATGAAAGAGAGGCTCAGATGTATGTCATCACTAGAGCAGAACAGCGTCGTCCCAGTGACGTCAAACACCTGATGAATGCAAGGTCATTGAAGAAGAGTTCCCAAAATTCCTGGCAGCAGATTGGAAATCATCACATTATGCCCATCTCATTGAAAAGAGCCACATGTTCCTCTTCTTTGGttcatgtttacacttttatgtCAGTGATGGGCAAGTAGTGAAAGAGGTGGTTGAGAATTTGGTAACGGATCCCGAGGAAGCAGATAAACTGGTAGCATCCCACACCAAGTCAATAGATGAAGaagggtattattatcattacttgctaagctacaaccctagttggaaaagcaggatactttaagcccaggggctctaacagggaaaatagcccagcggggagacgaaacacggaaaaataaattattttatgaaaagtaacattaaaataaatatttcttttattaacgaaaaaaacttcaacaaaacaagaggcagagaaattagatagaatagtgtgccggggtCTGCCCTTAAGCAACAGAACCTCGTAGTCAGAGGATCAGACACTGACATTGCAGTAATTTACATATATCACTGATTGGATATGAAGGCTCACATATGGATGGATGTTGGGACTTCATAAAAGAACAAGAGATGGTACCTGACTATAACAATCATTACCAACACAATCGGACATCGAATAAGCAGAGCACTATTAGGATTCAATTCCTTCATAGGCCATGGACCCTATTCCTCAATGTTGAAAGACACTTCTCAGCAGAGATGTATGGGATAACGAGGACATTATTTTCCTCTTTGAATGGGTATCGCTGCAAGGTCCTCCGCAGCCTTCTGCAGAAGATGGCTGGAAATTGAAGGATGGATATTACGAGGTCATTTGATTTAAAGATTCTGAGCTCATTGATTCACTGATTTTTGAGGATGGTGACTTTCAAGTAGATGACTGTGAGAGCAATTTTCAGATTTCATCCTCAGATGAAATAAAAGGAAGAAAGTTGTCCCCCTTCAAAGAGTAACATTGACTTTTAACTAGCTCTCTAAACATGTAGGATAAGTGGCTAATGATATTTTTCAATTGCAAATATACATGTCTTTGAATTCAGCCAACacattgttattttcatcatttagtGAAAACACCTTTTTCAAATGGTAATGAAATGAAGTCTAAACCTCATATGTTATAGTGCAAaacaaatttggaagtattttGAGTGTAGCGTTTTCCTTAAAGGATCCTCACACCATCATTTTCTTAAGTTCACTTTTACGACTACTGAGATGTTGTACTTTCTAATGAAGTAAGTGTCAATACTGGACCTTTTTATGTTCAACAGAAGCTTAATTACCAAAAAgccaaatttttcttaattaaccaTTCCACCAATAAAAGTCTTCTTAATCtggttttttttttgtatccctTGTATATATCTCTATCAATTGTCATTGAAATGAAGTCTGCATTTCATATGTTAGGTAAAGTCATATTTGGGAGTATTTTAGGAGTGGCCGCTAACCACGCCTACCACCTGTTAAACTTGAGAGTTGGGTTTCTATGTCCTCCCGAGCCTGATAAATACTTCTGGTACTCCAAACCATTTGAAACtttgatgttgaaaaaaaaaagtcacctaACTTCTACACTATACGGGTTTACCAACGCCTAAATGTACACAAGTGTATCAAcataattatattatcataaaaagagtaaaagggcaCTAAGATACTATGTAATCGCATTAATTTATTCagaaaaatatacaatttaaacAGGATCACATTTGGCATGAATAACTCTCTACATTATACAGTGTGCGTGTCAACACCAAACACCATCAAGATCATCAAAAACTTCCAAAGAAAGGGAATTTGCAGGATGTACCTGATGGCAAAGGTGCTCTACGTCGCATGGTTCACAAACACCATCAAAAGCTTTAGACAGCATTGCAGTAAGTAAGGAGATTTAGGAGATCTTAGTACAGACTGTATGAGACGGCATGCTTGGGACTGTTCACCACCCGGAGGAGCTTGGTATTACTTGGAGTGGCTGCATCATCCTCCTCCTCAACAGCTACAGAAGGGACTCCAGCGTATGGGGCAGCGTAAGTGAAAGGAGCATGGTTATAGGCGTGAGTAGAGTGGGCGTATGGGCTGAAGGTATAGGGAAGGCCATACAAAGAAGGATGTCCATATGTAAGAGGAGCAGAAAATCCATAGGAGAAGCGGAGTGGGGAGTAAGCACTAAGGAAAGGTGCAGTTACAACAGAGCGCTTCTTGCGATCTGGAGCAGCTTCTGCGGCAGCGGCTGCCTCGTCATAAGCTGCCTGATGGGCAGCTTTAGCAGCAGCTACTTCTGGGGTATCTGTAACAGGTTCTGGCAGGGGTCCAGCAAGAGCTAAAGGAGCTGCTTCTGGGGCATCAGGAGCTACGGGCAAGTTGGTGCCAGACACACGGAAACCAAGGGCATCGGCTACGTAGTGCTGGGTCTGCACCTTTCCTTCAGAGTCGATGTAGTTGTAGGATCCCCTGACGTTGCCAAAGGCATCTCGACTCTCAGAACGGGCAGAAGGACCTCCGGAATACCCAAAGGAGTATTGGCCAAGTTCGTCCTGGGCGTGGAACTGGGACTGGATTGGAGCGTAAGGGATTGTGTTGTATCCAGCATTGTATCCTGGATAGCCCAAGTGGTTATATACCACCGGTTCATGAGCTACAGGTACATGTGAAGCTGCATGAATAGACCCTCTGTACCCATGGGGTACAATCCCTGGATATAAGCCTGGGTAAGCACCGTACACACCCGGATATGCCAGGGATGAGCTACATCCAGCAATGGCCACCGCAAGGGAAAATAATGTCTGAAATGAACCGTTAAAAAATAGCATTATGGAGATAATTTTTGAGTTTCGAAATGAGATTTTGATATAATAGTGGGCAAAGTATACTGTAAATATTCATCTTTAGTGTCACCAATTGAAATTGACCAATTATTGAGAGTGAATGCTATTTCAAAGTGAAGAAGGTTAATACGAAGCTTTACCAAAAGCATCTTCAATGCTTACCAAAGCATTCATTGTGATCCAGCAGAGGAGTGAAGCTGTCTGACTGCGATGACTAAGGAACAGTCTTTTATACTTGTGTTTCTTCAAGGCAAGGACTGAGGGGCGTGGCCTAGTTCGCAAGAATACCTTTCAATTGCTTTCTCACGGGACATAATTATTGCAAAAGCAAAAATTAAATCTAATAACTGATTAACGTTTGTTATTTCTCGGTTATTTACTTAATCGTTTAGTTTATTTTTGAATTACGTTTGTCGATGTTGATGGATGAATACACGAATAAGAGTACTTATAAATTCATTTAACATAAAGCGTATGCATATAACTACACaaatactcataatatatatatatatatatatatatatatatatatatatatatatacatacatatatacagtatatatatatatatatatatatatatatatatatatatatatatatatatatatatatatacatacatacacatacgtactgtacatataaatgtgCATGTCTTTATagatgcgtgtgtgcatatcataTAAACCGTGATTATGCGTGGATGTTAATTTCTCAGTAACAATAAGTACCAGATTTTTTcctatttaaaatcaaaatatcaaatgaaaaaaaaaaaatcccgtaaaACGGATTTCAAATTATACTTAAAAACAGCCCAAATCATCAGCAACAACAGTTAAtgttggatttttttcttttctgtttttccaTAAAACTATTGGAATGGCGCTTGCAGCCttaacctttgactggccagatagtactacttaGGATTCCTCTCTGGTtccggctcattttttctttacctacgtATACACTGAATAGTCGGCCATATTCTTCTTTACATATTACCCTCTTTCCCCATACtcctgacaatactgaaattaccaaacaactcttcttcgctcTTGCACTTCtaagtgttcagtggctattttccacttggtaagggtagaagagactatagctatggtaagcggctttgctatgagaaggacactccgaaatcaaatcattgttctctagtcttgggtagtgccatagcttctgtaccatggtcttcaactgtcttgggttgtgtgtgtttattattttttttcttttgcttgagggtacacttggacacgctattctatctgtttccttatttcctttcctcacagggctatttcccatattggagtccttgggcttatagcatcctgcttttccaacctgcgttgtagcttagctagtaataataataatagaatcttgCAGCCAACCTCGACTTCTTGCATGAATAAGAAATGGGTCATAAAGCAAATAGAGTAATgtgcgtttttattttttttctgggatCTTGTTTTGCAAAATTAAGCTAAATCTCGTCTGGTCAGTACAAAATTGGGAGAAATATTCTTTCCATAATCAATATG
Coding sequences:
- the LOC137632807 gene encoding uncharacterized protein, with product MNALTLFSLAVAIAGCSSSLAYPGVYGAYPGLYPGIVPHGYRGSIHAASHVPVAHEPVVYNHLGYPGYNAGYNTIPYAPIQSQFHAQDELGQYSFGYSGGPSARSESRDAFGNVRGSYNYIDSEGKVQTQHYVADALGFRVSGTNLPVAPDAPEAAPLALAGPLPEPVTDTPEVAAAKAAHQAAYDEAAAAAEAAPDRKKRSVVTAPFLSAYSPLRFSYGFSAPLTYGHPSLYGLPYTFSPYAHSTHAYNHAPFTYAAPYAGVPSVAVEEEDDAATPSNTKLLRVVNSPKHAVSYSLY